The DNA sequence GTTTCAATACCCAAGGATAAAGGAGTGACATCTAATAATAATAAATCTTTACGATCCCCAGATAATACTGATCCTTGAATTGCAGCACCAACAGCCACGGCTTCATCTGGATTTATGTCGCGACGAGGATCTTTTCCAAAAAATTCTTTTACTTTTTCTTGTACTTTAGGCATACGAGTCATGCCACCAACCAAAATAACATCATTAATATCTGATACTTTAATTCCAGCATCTTTAATTGCAATACGGCATGGTTCAATAGTACGTGTAATTAATTCATCAACAAGTAATTCTAGTTTAGAACGAGTAATTTTGATATTTAAGTGAACTGGAGCGCCATTAGCCATAGCAATATAAGGTTCATTTATTTCAGTTTGTTGTGATGAAGATAATTCGATTTTAGCGCGTTCTGCAGAGGCTTTTATTCTTTGTAATGCAATAGAATCTTTTCGTAAATCTATTCCGTTAATTTTATTAAATTCATCTAAAATATAATCTATAATGCGTTGATCAAAATCTTCTCCTCCTAAAAAAGTATCACCATTTGTTGATAATACCTCAAATTGTTTTTCACCATCTACATCAGCAATCTCAATAATAGATACATCAAAAGTTCCGCCACCTAAATCATATACAACAATATTACGGTCACTTTTTCCTGATTTATCAAGACCAAATGCAAGTGCCGCAGCGGTAGGTTCGTTTATAATTCTTTTTACGTCTAATCCAGCAATACGACCAGCATCTTTAGTTGCTTGACGTTGAGCATCATTAAAATAAGCGGGTACAGTAATAACCGCTTCAGTTACTTCTTCGCCCAAATAATCTTCAGCAGTTTTTTTCATTTTACGCAGTACTTCAGCTGAAATTTGTGGAGGAGCTAATTTCTTTTTTCGAACGGAAATCCATGCATCACCATTATCTGCTTTTACAATTTCATATGGCATTAAAGAAATATCTTTTTGAACTTCTTTTTCGTTAAATTTACGACCAATTAATCGTTTTGCGGCATATATTGTATTTTTTGGATTAGTAACTGCTTGACGTTTAGCAGGAGCTCCGACTAGGATTTCACCGTTTTCTTGATAAGCAATAACAGATGGTGTAGTACGAGCGCCTTCAGAATTTTCAATTACTTTAGGTTGACTACCTTCTATTATTGATACACATGAGTTAGTTGTACCTAAATCAATACCAATAATTTTGCTCATAATTCTTCCTTTTAATATTTAATTTAAAATTATTTATTGCGCAACAGTAACAAGAGCTGGACGTAATAATCGTTCAGAAATTAAATATCCTTTTTGCAAAACTATTACAATAGTATTTGGTTCTTGCTCTGCTGGAATTGTTGATACGGCTTGATGCTTCATTGGATCAAGTTTATCTCCAATTATAGGATTAATTTCTAATAAATTATTTTTTTCAAATACAGAAGATAATTGTTTTAGTGTTATTTCAACGCCTTTTTTTAAAGATTCAATGGATGGGGTTTCAATATTTAATGCCATTTCTAAACTATCTTTTACTGACAGCAACCCCTTGGCAAAATTTTCCACAGAAAATTTATATGCGCGTACAAGATCTTCTTGAGATCTACGTCGAATATTTTCAGATTCAGCTTTGGCGCGAAGATAAGCATCTTGCATATAAGAGGCCTTCATTTCTGCGGTATTTAATTTTTTTTTAAGCTCATCTTCGGTTATTTTATTTAATGATGTCTTTTTTTTTAAATTAGAATCTTTTACTTTTTCAAAAATATCTATTGTTTCTTTATTTTTTTTTTTATTATTTTGCATTTAAAGCCCCTAATTAAATCATATAAATACTAAAATTTAGTATTGAGGTAGCTCTAACTTATTTCAAGTATTATAAAATTAAAATTTTAAATATTTAAAAATTATTCTTTTTTATAAAAATTTTATAAAATAAGATATTATTCTTATAACACTTTATAATATAAAATTTTATTAAAATAATGAAAGTCAACTGGATTACACGTTTAAAGGAAAGTTTATCTAAAACTGCTTTTAATTTAAAATCTTTGATTGTTAATAAAAAAATTGACAAAAATTTATATAATGAACTTGAATCAGATTTATTAAAAGCAGATGTTGGTTTTGAGACTACACAATTTTTATTAAATAAATTAAAAAAAATTATAGACTCAAAAAAATTATTTAGTACAGAGCAAATTAAAAATGTTTTACACGATTTATTAGTGAACTTATTAAAGTCATTAGAAAAACCATTAATTTTAAAAAGTAAACCATTTGTAATAATGATAGTTGGAGTAAATGGAGTTGGTAAGACTACTACAATTGGTAAATTAGCGAATTATTTTAAAAAACGTAAAAAATCTGTATTATTAGCGGCTTGCG is a window from the Candidatus Profftella armatura (Diaphorina cf. continua) genome containing:
- the dnaK gene encoding molecular chaperone DnaK, which gives rise to MSKIIGIDLGTTNSCVSIIEGSQPKVIENSEGARTTPSVIAYQENGEILVGAPAKRQAVTNPKNTIYAAKRLIGRKFNEKEVQKDISLMPYEIVKADNGDAWISVRKKKLAPPQISAEVLRKMKKTAEDYLGEEVTEAVITVPAYFNDAQRQATKDAGRIAGLDVKRIINEPTAAALAFGLDKSGKSDRNIVVYDLGGGTFDVSIIEIADVDGEKQFEVLSTNGDTFLGGEDFDQRIIDYILDEFNKINGIDLRKDSIALQRIKASAERAKIELSSSQQTEINEPYIAMANGAPVHLNIKITRSKLELLVDELITRTIEPCRIAIKDAGIKVSDINDVILVGGMTRMPKVQEKVKEFFGKDPRRDINPDEAVAVGAAIQGSVLSGDRKDLLLLDVTPLSLGIETMGGIMTKMIKKNTTIPTKFSQVFSTAEDNQPAVTVKVYQGEREMASGNKILGEFNLEGIPPASRGTPQIEVTFDIDANGILHVTAKDKMTGKENKITIKANSGLTEEEIQKMVQSAEANAEEDKRLRELVESRNHGESLIHSTKKSLSEYGNKLTESEKEKIKIAIDELEKALKNNDKSVIDSKSTALLSVSQKLNEKKYTDTQKNTATPNNDNNGNKNNTKNENVVDADFKEIK
- the grpE gene encoding nucleotide exchange factor GrpE; this encodes MQNNKKKNKETIDIFEKVKDSNLKKKTSLNKITEDELKKKLNTAEMKASYMQDAYLRAKAESENIRRRSQEDLVRAYKFSVENFAKGLLSVKDSLEMALNIETPSIESLKKGVEITLKQLSSVFEKNNLLEINPIIGDKLDPMKHQAVSTIPAEQEPNTIVIVLQKGYLISERLLRPALVTVAQ